Part of the Anaeromyxobacter diazotrophicus genome, CGCGCACCTCAACCCGGACGTCTTCCCCTTCGACACCTGCATCTTCACGGGGAAGATCAGCCGCGAGAGAATGGAGCACGAGCACCCGCTCGAGCTGGAGCGCCTCGAGGCCGAGGCGAGCCGGGCGGGAAAGGCCGTGGCTCCGCATGCCGAGCGGGAAGTGGTGGGTTGACTACGCGGCGCAGTCCGTGATGCACGCCTTGGTCGCCGCGCTGGCGATCGAGGCGCTCCTGAGGGTGTGGCGCGCGCGCGCGCCGGGCGACCGGCTGGTCCTGAGGCTCATCGGCCTCGGCCAGCCGCTCGTCGTCACCCCGCTGCTCTTCGCGCTCGCCCCGCTCCGGCGGGGTGAGCGCTTCGCGGACGTCTGGGCGCTCCTCTCGGTGCGACGCTGGCAGGAGCTCTCGCTGCTGGGCGCGTCGGCGTTCCACCTCGCGCTCGGCGCGGCGCTGGCGGCGGGGGTGACGCTCTTCGCGATGGACGCGCTGCCGCTGCTCCCGCGCCGGCGGCGGGCGCTGCCGGCGGGCGCGGTCCCGCCGCCCGCGCTGGAGGCGGCGCTGGCGGACGCGATCGAGGGGACGGCGGGCGCGCTGCGCTCGGCGCGCGCGCGCCGGCCCCGGCTGCGGTTCCTCGCGACCCGCGCCCCGGCGCTCTTCTGCGCGGGCGTGCGCTCCCCGGAGCTGGTGGTGTCCCAGGGGGCGCTCGACCTCCTCGACCCGGAGGAGCTGCGGGCCGCGCTCCGCCACGAGCTGGCGCACCTCGATCGCCACGACCCGGCCGTCTCGTGGGCCGTCATGGCCGCGCGGGCGCTCCTCTTCTTCAACCCCGTGGCGCAGGTGTCGGCGCGCGCGCTGGCGCGCGACGCCGAGTGGCTCGCCGACGAGCGCGCCGGGGGAGACCGCCTGGCGCTGGCGAGCGCGCTCATCAAGCTGCACCGGGCCGGGCTCGCCGGCGGGGCGCCGGTGCGGCGGCCGCTCCCGTTCGCGGGCGCGCTCTCCGAGCCGCTGCGGCGGGTCCGCTCGCACGACGTCGAGGCGCGCTGCCGGCGCCTCCTCGAGCCGGCGCCGCCGCCGGGGCTGGTCTTCCGCGCCCCCCGCCTCGCCGCCACCGCCGCGGCGCTGGCCGCGCTCACCTTCCTCGTCGCGTGACCGCCCCCGCCGCCAGCCACGCCCCGGGGCGTCTCGGCGAGGCCCTCCGCGCCGTCTGCGGCCTGGTGGCCGTCGTCGCGGCCGCCGCGCTGGCGCTGGCCGTCCTCGACGCGGTGCCGTCCTGGGTGGCCGGCGACGCGCGCGACGTCCGGCGCGCGCGGACGGTGGACGAGGTCCAGCGGCGGCTCCGGACGCGGCTCGTGCTCCCCGCGTACTTCCCGGCGCGCCTGGCCTGGCCGCCGCAGCGCATCCGCTACCTCGCCGGGCCGCCCGGCGCCGTGGGGCTGTGGGTGGACGCGCGCGGGGGCGCCCCGGCGCTGCTGCTGGCGCAGACGCTCGGGCGCGGCGAGCTGCCGGAGCGGCTCGTGCCGCCGGCGCAGGAGCTCGATCGCTCGCCCATCCAGGTGGGCGCGGCGCAGGGCCGGCTGGCGCGGGTGGTGGAGGACGGAGAGGTCCGGTGGCAGCTCACGTGGGAGCAGGGTGGCCGTAGCCTCCTCCTGCGCTCGCGCGGTAGCGTGGAGGAGCTCGTCCGCATGGCGCGCAGCGCCCGGGAGACGCCATGACGTCGTCGCGCACGAGGTGGCTCAGGGAGCGCAAGGCGCAGGGCCCCGCGGCGCTGCCGCTCGGGCGCCAGGGCCTGCGCTTCCGCGTCTACCTGCTGGTCTCGATCGGCGTGCTCGCCCCGGCGGCGCTGGTGGCGGGGGCGAGCTGGTCCCGGCTACGCGAGCTGGACGAGGAGATGGTGGCGACCCGGCGCCACGCGGCCTCCGCCGTGGCCGAGCACATCGACGAGGAGGTCACCGGGGATCTGGAGGTGCTGCAGCGCCTCGCCTCCGCTCCCCAGCTCGGGTTCGACGGCGAGCGGAGCGAGGGCGCGCGCGCCCTCCTGCGCGCCACCTACCTGCACGCGCAGTTCAGGGGAGGGATGTTCCTCCTCGACGCGCGCGGCCGGGTGGTGGCGGAGGAGCCTCGCGGCACGCACTCGGCGGCGCCGCCGCCGGAGCTGCCGGAGGTGCAGCAGATCCTGCGCGACGGCAAGCCGCGCATCACCCAGCTCGTGGGCGTGGGAGGCGAGGGGCACGTCTTCGCGCTGGTCTCGGTCATGGACTGGCGCGGGCAGCCCGTGGGCGTCGTGGGCGGGGTGCTCGACGTCGCCGCGCCGGTCCGCGCGCGGGTGCTCCGCCACCTCCTGCGCGGGAAGGGCGGCCACGCCGATCTGGTGGACGGGAACGGCATGGTGCTGGCGAGCACCGACCGCGAGCGCATGCATCGGCCGAGCGAGTGCCGGGAGCGGCTCGGGCGGCTGGTGGCCGGCCGCGAGCGGCAGGGGACGCGCTGCCAGGCGTGCCACCCCGGCGGCGAGCGGTCGGTGACCGCGTTCGCGACGCTGGCGGCGGCGCCCTGGGGCGTGCAGGTGGTGGTGCCGGAGGAGGCGGTGCT contains:
- a CDS encoding M56 family metallopeptidase produces the protein MPSGKWWVDYAAQSVMHALVAALAIEALLRVWRARAPGDRLVLRLIGLGQPLVVTPLLFALAPLRRGERFADVWALLSVRRWQELSLLGASAFHLALGAALAAGVTLFAMDALPLLPRRRRALPAGAVPPPALEAALADAIEGTAGALRSARARRPRLRFLATRAPALFCAGVRSPELVVSQGALDLLDPEELRAALRHELAHLDRHDPAVSWAVMAARALLFFNPVAQVSARALARDAEWLADERAGGDRLALASALIKLHRAGLAGGAPVRRPLPFAGALSEPLRRVRSHDVEARCRRLLEPAPPPGLVFRAPRLAATAAALAALTFLVA